One part of the Solanum dulcamara chromosome 8, daSolDulc1.2, whole genome shotgun sequence genome encodes these proteins:
- the LOC129899721 gene encoding cyclic dof factor 1-like, which translates to MTCDSEIKLFGKILPVVVSSDGRASTGSDGVRYEGNRNGSDQDRCLEGNKASSPEKDEANEGSNYEKQEAEKDDITREVSEAKFEEGDQNQIMEESENPKTSSESENSHKFPTDEDPQAVKSSETENELTNAANSEQNNLKKPDKILPCPRCNSSDTKFCYYNNNNVNQPRHFCRSCQRYWTAGGTMRNLPVGAGRRKNKNLASHYRIPEGLLAAGLESPNGLIHHPIFKPNGTILSFGPDLPLCESMSSALNQAEKRASNGIQNGSHKAEVMNSSCKGGDTRDECYRGSSIPTPNMMVEEGKREPHKAVMHDINGILSPVPCLHGVPWPFPWNAAVPVSAICPIPFPMPFFPTPYWNCGVSPWSNPWLSPPMRAANEKTSGSDPTSPLGKHSREGDLLKPSNPGGKEQLEQKYSERSILVPKTLRIDDPDEAAKSSIWSTLGIKYDSANRGGFFKALQPKSNDEPNNANTSPVLHTNPAALSRSITFQQSA; encoded by the exons ATGACCTGTGATTCAGAGATCAAGCTGTTTGGCAAGATACTTCCGGTGGTCGTCTCCAGCGACGGTAGGGCTTCAACTGGTAGTGATGGTGTTAGATATGAGGGAAATAGAAATGGGTCTGATCAGGATCGATGTTTAGAGGGAAATAAAGCAAGCAGTCCAGAGAAAGATGAAGCAAATGAAGGAAGTAACTACGAAAAGCAAGAAGCTGAAAAG GATGATATAACAAGAGAGGTCAGTGAAGCTAAATTTGAGGAGGGAGATCAAAATCAGattatggaagaatcagaaaatCCCAAGACTTCATCTGAATCAGAGAACAGTCATAAATTTCCAACTGATGAAGACCCTCAAGCAGTAAAATCATCTGAGACTGAGAATGAACTAACTAATGCGGCAAATTCCGAGCAGAACAATCTGAAGAAGCCAGACAAAATTCTCCCATGCCCTCGTTGCAATAGTTCGGATACAAAATTTTGTTACTATAATAACAACAATGTCAACCAGCCTCGTCATTTCTGCAGGAGCTGCCAGAGGTATTGGACTGCTGGTGGTACCATGAGGAATCTCCCTGTGGGAGCTGGTCGTCGCAAGAACAAGAATCTTGCATCTCATTATCGTATTCCCGAAGGATTACTAGCAGCAGGACTTGAATCTCCAAATGGATTAATTCATCATCCAATATTCAAACCAAATGGCACTATTCTATCTTTTGGTCCTGACTTGCCCCTGTGTGAATCTATGTCTTCTGCATTAAATCAAGCAGAGAAAAGGGCATCAAATGGTATCCAAAATGGTTCTCACAAAGCTGAAGTCATGAATTCTTCTTGCAAAGGTGGAGATACTAGGGATGAGTGCTATAGGGGTTCTAGCATCCCGACTCCAAATATGATGGTGGAAGAAGGTAAAAGAGAGCCCCACAAGGCAGTTATGCATGATATAAATGGCATCCTATCTCCCGTTCCTTGCCTCCATGGAGTACCTTGGCCTTTTCCATGGAATGCTGCAGTTCCTGTGTCAGCTATTTGCCCCATTCCCTTCCCTATGCCATTCTTCCCTACACCTTATTGGAATTGTGGTGTGTCTCCTTGGAGTAATCCTTGGCTAAGTCCACCTATGCGAGCAGCAAACGAGAAAACATCAGGTTCTGATCCTACTTCACCTTTAGGGAAGCATTCAAGAGAAGGGGATTTGCTTAAGCCAAGCAATCCCGGGGGCAAAGAACAATTAGAACAAAAGTATTCAGAGAGGTCTATTTTGGTCCCTAAGACATTGCGGATTGATGATCCTGATGAAGCTGCTAAGAGTTCTATATGGTCAACACTTGGGATTAAATATGATTCTGCTAACAGGGGAGGGTTTTTCAAGGCCTTACAACCAAAAAGCAATGACGAGCCCAACAACGCCAATACATCTCCAGTGTTGCATACTAACCCTGCAGCTTTATCTAGATCTATCACCTTCCAACAAAGTGCCTAA
- the LOC129900898 gene encoding protein EMBRYO DEFECTIVE 514-like, with translation MAETEPETAAAPAVEAVIEAEKEDTSAQDMDVEAQAADDTSENGGSKRPREEENEPENEDATKKLKVDKSVEEERLENLDGKGTVDEKKKDESGPVSVGPKHFGSSVEMFDYFHKLLHSWSTNLNLNKYEHIVLLDLLKKGHLEPDRKIGTGIRAFQIRFHPHFKSRCYFVIREDGSVDDFSFRKCVDHILPLPENMQVKHEANKDLARGGKGGGHGRGRGRGGKPRC, from the exons ATGGCAGAAACAGAACCTGAAACCGCCGCCGCACCCGCCGTCGAAGCCGTAATAGAGGCCGAGAAAGAGGACACTTCGGCTCAGGACATGGATGTCGAAGCTCAAGCCGCCGATGATACGTCAGAGAACGGAGGGTCGAAGCGTCCAAGGGAGGAGGAAAACGAGCCGGAGAATGAAGACGCCACGAAGAAACTGAAGGTAGACAAGTCTGTGGAAGAAGAACGACTCGAGAATTTAGATGGAAAGGGAACGGTggatgaaaaaaagaaagacgAGTCGGGTCCTGTTAGCGTGGGTCCAAAACACTTTGGGTCGTCTGTGGAGATGTTCGATTACTTTCATAAGCTTCTTCATTCTTGGTCTACCAACCTCAACCTCAACAAG TATGAGCACATTGTTTTGCTTGACCTGCTCAAGAAGGGTCATTTAGAGCCAGATAGAAAGATTGGTACAGGAATTCGCGCATTCCAAATCCGGTTTCATCCTCACTTTAAAAGTCGCTGCTACTTTGTCATTAGGGAGGATGGTTCTGTGGATGATTTTAGCTTCAGGAAATGTGTTGATCACATTCTGCCCCTCCCAGAGAACATGCAAGTAAAACATGAGGCCAACAAGGATTTGGCTCGTGGTGGAAAAGGAGGTGGACATGGGCGTGGCCGTGGAAGAGGAGGGAAGCCAAGATGTTGA